The Eurosta solidaginis isolate ZX-2024a chromosome 4, ASM4086904v1, whole genome shotgun sequence genome includes a window with the following:
- the LOC137250807 gene encoding uncharacterized protein, with protein sequence MVRKGGKRGRQASPKSALGQGDATHAEQLSTGEVEREATDSPSGRRLTSLGNVTSPGASAIEKVGGELLAKFEMMFIQYQMDVNRATTEAIQDAMNTVRKDVKGLGERVSKVESSRKRELATAKDQRVVIDAAATAADNEKDEREEEQTVFDQPAFGGRKSASSLQLKPINSDKDKYKFKIIRDWGLKFDGSSKSIPIERFLFRVETLQRRHGISPGDLYSNFHLLLSGAAQEWFWMYMEEKSGEEGDGFDNLREALLDHFRKADCDEEILQAMNERKQDVRESFDDFYTVVRGMALTMKTKLPELSLVNLMRRNLKPRIKNLVFGCNITTLSELKSECRRAEKHFAEYDQKFTKRRDVDELDLKRTDECRNASEGTAVEAFERKGHAINRNKSPGKSSDTTTKPRAVDHGCDSQFHGLVCYKCNKAGAKFVVCEKCGQENCSPGGSTGSSCQDRRAPENNQ encoded by the coding sequence ATGGTCAGAAAGGGAGGCAAAAGGGGCAGGCAAGCTTCTCCGAAGTCAGCGTTAGGCCAAGGAGATGCCACGCACGCAGAGCAGCTATCCACGGGAGAAGTGGAACGCGAGGCGACAGATTCACCATCGGGACGTAGATTAACCTCGTTAGGGAATGTCACTTCACCGGGAGCGAGCGCAATAGAAAAGGTAGGGGGAGAATTGCTAGCCAAATTTGAAATGATGTTTATACAATATCAGATGGATGTCAATCGTGCCACCACAGAGGCAATACAAGATGCCATGAACACGGTGCGAAAGGACGTTAAGGGTTTAGGAGAGCGTGTTTCCAAGGTGGAAAGTAGCCGCAAGCGTGAGCTGGCAACTGCGAAGGATCAGAGAGTGGTTATCGACGCCGCTGCTACAGCCGCTGATAACGAGAAAGATGAAAGAGAAGAGGAACAAACAGTCTTTGACCAACCCGCATTCGGGGGTCGAAAGAGTGCTTCCTCTCTACAACTAAAACCCATTAATTCAGATAAGGacaaatacaagtttaaaatTATTAGGGACTGGGGACTCAAATTCGATGGTAGTTCCAAGTCCATACCAATTGAAAGATTTTTGTTTAGAGTGGAAACCCTGCAGAGGAGACATGGAATCTCACCGGGAGACCTATACTCTAATTTTCACTTGCTGTTGAGCGGAGCTGCCCAGGAGTGGTTCTGGATGTATATGGAAGAGAAGTCAGGAGAGGAAGGAGATGGTTTCGACAACCTCAGGGAGGCACTGCTGGATCATTTCCGCAAAGCGGATTGTGATGAAGAGATTCTGCAGGCCATGAACGAGAGAAAGCAAGATGTACGAGAGTCCTTCGATGATTTCTATACGGTCGTGAGAGGAATGGCGCTGACCATGAAGACGAAGTTGCCGGAACTGAGCCTGGTGAACTTGATGCGTAGGAACCTGAAGCCGAGGATAAAGAATCTAGTGTTCGGATGCAACATCACTACACTCAGCGAACTGAAGTCAGAATGTAGGCGCGCCGAAAAACACTTCGCCGAGTACGATCAGAAGTTCACAAAAAGGAGGGATGTCGATGAATTAGACCTGAAACGCACAGACGAGTGCAGAAACGCCAGCGAAGGAACCGCGGTGGAGGCATTTGAAAGAAAAGGGCATGCAATTAATCGAAACAAAAGCCCCGGGAAGTCATCGGACACGACGACTAAACCTAGAGCTGTCGACCATGGTTGCGACTCTCAGTTCCATGGACTGGTATGCTACAAATGCAATAAGGCAGGAGCCAAGTTTGTGGTATGCGAGAAGTGCGGACAGGAAAACTGTTCTCCTGGCGGAAGCACCGGGTCATCTTGCCAGGACAGGAGAGCCCCGGAAAACAACCAATAA